In the genome of Methylophaga nitratireducenticrescens, one region contains:
- a CDS encoding molybdopterin dinucleotide binding domain-containing protein, translating into MGYEEENFKWSDSECLENYVDWDSPACEGIDLTYLFEHGYARLNVGTRDNRAPHKAGNFPTATGKCHFRIDDATNFVAGPFRQMYDGFQPGEPLDSLPDYVASREMPQTNPELAKRFPLNIISPKSHGFLNSCYANIDNKLKAQGDQFVMISAANADLRQIQQGDTVRVFNDRGGFDAKAQSTEDVSPGIVVATLGYWRQRNNGTVNCVSSAEFVDMGHAPTFTDNLVQVEAIR; encoded by the coding sequence ATGGGCTACGAAGAAGAAAACTTCAAATGGAGCGATAGTGAATGTCTGGAAAATTATGTGGACTGGGATTCTCCAGCCTGTGAAGGCATTGATTTAACCTATCTGTTTGAACATGGTTATGCCCGCCTTAATGTTGGAACCCGAGATAACCGTGCACCGCACAAGGCCGGTAATTTTCCAACGGCTACCGGCAAATGTCATTTCCGTATTGATGATGCCACTAACTTTGTTGCCGGCCCATTCAGACAAATGTATGACGGTTTTCAGCCCGGTGAACCGCTGGATAGCCTGCCGGATTATGTGGCTTCAAGAGAAATGCCACAAACCAATCCGGAACTGGCTAAGCGTTTTCCATTGAATATCATTTCACCGAAAAGTCATGGCTTTTTGAACTCCTGTTACGCCAACATAGACAACAAGCTCAAAGCACAAGGTGATCAGTTTGTCATGATCAGTGCTGCTAATGCCGATCTAAGACAGATCCAACAGGGAGATACTGTTCGAGTATTTAATGACCGGGGCGGTTTTGATGCCAAGGCACAGAGCACCGAAGATGTCAGCCCGGGTATTGTTGTGGCTACGCTCGGATATTGGCGTCAACGCAATAATGGCACGGTGAACTGTGTCAGTTCAGCAGAGTTTGTTGATATGGGGCATGCGCCAACCTTCACCGATAATCTGGTGCAGGTGGAGGCTATTAGATAG
- a CDS encoding molybdopterin-dependent oxidoreductase → MVDRAISSLPALVGAWRHVGGGALQFPVWEHPYKFDVICRPDLIPQGTRVINAIQIGRALTNEMNLDIPIKSMMCWNANPVTQAAETDKIITGLMREDLFLVSAEHFLSDTASFADIVLPASMGAEMADMVLSWSHLHLQ, encoded by the coding sequence ATGGTGGATCGGGCAATCAGCTCCTTACCCGCATTAGTCGGCGCATGGCGGCATGTTGGCGGTGGTGCTTTACAATTCCCGGTCTGGGAACATCCTTATAAATTTGATGTTATCTGCCGACCGGATTTAATCCCGCAAGGTACTCGGGTGATCAACGCCATCCAGATAGGTCGCGCCTTGACCAATGAGATGAACCTGGATATTCCAATCAAATCGATGATGTGCTGGAATGCCAACCCTGTCACCCAAGCAGCTGAAACGGACAAAATCATCACGGGCTTGATGCGAGAAGACTTATTTCTGGTGTCGGCCGAACACTTTCTGTCGGATACTGCGTCTTTTGCTGATATCGTTTTGCCTGCTTCGATGGGCGCAGAAATGGCAGATATGGTGTTGTCATGGAGCCATCTTCACCTACAATGA
- a CDS encoding Crp/Fnr family transcriptional regulator, which yields MSLLLAESCIVHQFQKFADLNEHEIRLLQGLEKNLQEFEADQPMAFEGGKAERFFTLQSGWACAMRTLTDGQRQVLDIFLPGQILGLREIGFKHNLSEFRTLTQVKACPFPRQRLTDIFDQAPRLTDIFFLILAREQSMLIERVINIGRRSAVERLAHFIVEMKVRLNVEADKFELPMNQTLIGDTLSLSSVHVSRTFKVLRDEGLLDSNNGDIHILDLEGLIDISGFDRNYLESHSNWARQD from the coding sequence ATGAGTTTGCTCTTGGCTGAGAGCTGTATCGTTCATCAGTTCCAAAAATTCGCCGATCTCAACGAACATGAAATTCGCTTACTACAAGGATTGGAAAAAAATCTCCAAGAATTTGAGGCTGATCAGCCTATGGCCTTTGAAGGAGGTAAAGCCGAACGTTTTTTTACGCTTCAGTCCGGCTGGGCTTGCGCCATGCGGACACTTACCGATGGACAACGTCAGGTACTGGATATTTTTCTACCAGGTCAGATCCTTGGACTGCGAGAGATTGGTTTTAAACACAACCTTTCCGAATTCAGAACATTAACTCAAGTCAAAGCCTGTCCTTTTCCCCGGCAGCGTCTAACTGATATTTTTGATCAAGCACCACGTTTAACCGATATCTTTTTTTTGATCCTTGCCCGGGAGCAATCCATGCTGATCGAGCGGGTCATTAATATTGGCCGACGCAGCGCCGTTGAGCGGCTGGCACACTTTATTGTGGAAATGAAAGTAAGGCTCAATGTCGAAGCTGACAAATTTGAATTACCCATGAATCAAACGCTAATTGGTGACACCTTAAGCCTGTCTTCAGTCCATGTGAGTCGTACCTTTAAAGTACTGCGGGATGAGGGTTTACTTGACTCCAATAATGGTGATATTCATATTTTGGATCTGGAAGGTCTCATCGATATCTCTGGGTTTGATCGTAACTATTTAGAAAGTCATTCCAACTGGGCCAGACAGGACTAA
- a CDS encoding XdhC family protein yields MDSVDLSVFKTLQKWLEADLMVWLVTVVKTFGSSPRQPGAMLVLRSDGVLVGSVSGGCIEDDLASKSVSGELPTEQAKLMVYGVTRDEAQRFNLPCGGSLELVVEPVKTNIWVAEILNAINGHRLIKRELNLSSLQSHCSDAKVTDTAVQITDQHLSVVYGPRWRLLIIGAGQTSAYLAEMAQSLDYQVSICEPRDAMRESWDVDGVELLNLMPDDAVLAMQPDAHTAIVALTHDPKLDDMALLEALKSAAFYVGALGSKSNNANRRKRLAMFDLSTSEIERLHGPVGLPIGSRTPPEIAIAILAELIQLRRSAVASSKPSQVAEIQSVCN; encoded by the coding sequence ATGGACAGTGTTGACCTTTCAGTCTTTAAAACATTGCAGAAATGGCTGGAAGCCGATTTGATGGTATGGCTGGTGACGGTGGTGAAAACCTTCGGATCCAGCCCACGTCAACCGGGTGCCATGCTGGTGTTACGCAGTGATGGTGTGTTGGTCGGATCGGTTTCCGGAGGCTGTATTGAAGATGATCTGGCCAGTAAATCTGTGTCCGGCGAACTGCCAACAGAGCAGGCCAAATTAATGGTGTATGGCGTGACCCGGGATGAAGCTCAACGCTTTAATCTGCCTTGTGGCGGGTCATTGGAGCTGGTGGTCGAGCCCGTTAAAACTAACATATGGGTAGCTGAAATTCTCAATGCAATAAATGGCCATCGATTAATAAAACGTGAATTAAACCTTTCTTCACTACAATCGCATTGCAGCGATGCCAAAGTTACTGATACTGCAGTGCAAATCACAGATCAGCACCTATCTGTAGTCTATGGACCAAGGTGGCGATTATTGATTATCGGTGCAGGCCAGACATCGGCTTATCTGGCGGAGATGGCGCAGTCGCTGGATTATCAGGTGTCAATTTGTGAACCGCGTGATGCAATGCGGGAAAGCTGGGACGTGGATGGAGTAGAGCTGCTCAACCTGATGCCGGATGATGCAGTGCTGGCCATGCAACCGGATGCACATACCGCCATTGTGGCATTAACCCATGATCCCAAACTGGATGATATGGCGTTATTGGAAGCGCTCAAGTCAGCTGCTTTTTATGTCGGTGCATTGGGCAGTAAAAGCAATAATGCCAATCGTCGGAAACGTTTGGCGATGTTTGATTTATCGACTTCGGAAATTGAGCGATTGCATGGACCCGTAGGTTTACCGATTGGCAGCAGAACGCCGCCTGAAATTGCTATCGCCATATTGGCTGAGCTAATTCAGCTAAGACGATCAGCAGTGGCTAGTAGTAAGCCAAGCCAGGTTGCAGAAATTCAATCCGTTTGTAATTAA
- a CDS encoding molybdopterin-dependent oxidoreductase, which translates to MASVMKTIHHGGCPLDCPDTCSMVYEVENGQLLSVRGNPEHPMTRGGLCVKLKDYEKRHYHPERVLHPMRRVDPKGRGQFEQINWDEALTEITDRWKAIIEEYGPQAIIPYSYLGNQGLVNGLNGGDAFFNKMGATV; encoded by the coding sequence ATGGCCAGTGTAATGAAAACCATCCATCACGGCGGCTGTCCGCTCGACTGCCCTGATACCTGTTCGATGGTTTACGAAGTCGAAAATGGTCAGTTACTTTCTGTTCGTGGAAACCCCGAACACCCAATGACGCGTGGTGGCTTGTGCGTCAAACTCAAAGATTACGAAAAACGTCATTATCATCCCGAGCGCGTTTTACATCCGATGCGTCGCGTTGATCCTAAAGGCCGTGGCCAGTTTGAACAAATCAACTGGGATGAGGCACTGACCGAAATTACCGACCGCTGGAAAGCAATTATTGAGGAGTATGGCCCGCAAGCCATTATTCCTTATAGCTATCTAGGCAATCAGGGCCTGGTAAATGGGTTAAACGGTGGCGATGCTTTCTTTAACAAAATGGGCGCCACCGTTTGA
- the tpx gene encoding thiol peroxidase: protein MATVTLKGNPFETVGNLPKVGDKAPDFSVVKDDLSDLNLTDISGRIVLNIFPSIDTDTCAMSVRQFNQKATTLDNTTVVCISKDLPFALARFCGAEGLHKVEVGSAFRSSFGEDYGVTVKTGPLKGLLSRAVVVIDENGKVIYTEQVAETADEPDYDAALNALN from the coding sequence ATGGCAACAGTCACTTTGAAAGGAAATCCATTCGAGACCGTGGGGAATCTGCCTAAAGTTGGCGATAAAGCGCCTGATTTTTCAGTAGTAAAAGACGATCTGTCTGATCTGAATTTAACGGATATCAGTGGTCGCATCGTACTGAATATTTTTCCATCCATTGATACTGACACCTGTGCAATGTCAGTTCGTCAATTTAATCAAAAAGCTACGACGCTTGATAACACCACGGTAGTCTGTATCTCAAAAGACCTGCCTTTCGCTTTGGCCCGCTTCTGTGGTGCTGAAGGTCTGCATAAAGTTGAAGTTGGTTCAGCATTCCGTTCAAGTTTTGGTGAAGACTATGGCGTTACGGTTAAAACCGGTCCGTTAAAAGGGCTATTATCCCGTGCAGTCGTCGTCATTGATGAAAACGGCAAAGTTATTTACACCGAGCAAGTTGCCGAAACCGCTGATGAACCTGATTATGATGCTGCGTTAAACGCATTGAATTGA
- a CDS encoding DUF1328 domain-containing protein, with translation MISWALTFLIIAIIAGVLGLSGVAGTASSIAWILFVVGLVLALIFFITGRRPPL, from the coding sequence ATGATTAGTTGGGCGTTAACATTTCTGATTATCGCAATTATTGCCGGTGTTTTAGGCTTAAGTGGTGTTGCAGGAACTGCAAGCAGTATTGCCTGGATTCTATTTGTGGTGGGTTTAGTACTTGCACTGATATTTTTTATCACCGGACGTAGACCACCGCTTTAA
- a CDS encoding DUF883 family protein yields the protein MATTQATNQELQEQLDTLRKDFAEVTKTLREMTSAYAKESQDRVKVAAGQAQDQVKESFGKVQNEVESHPYSSMAVAFGLGLVLGKILDR from the coding sequence ATGGCAACAACTCAAGCGACCAACCAGGAACTCCAGGAACAATTGGATACGTTGCGTAAAGATTTTGCAGAAGTTACTAAAACATTAAGAGAGATGACGTCAGCGTACGCAAAAGAGAGCCAGGATCGTGTCAAAGTGGCAGCTGGACAGGCACAGGATCAAGTTAAAGAGTCATTTGGCAAAGTTCAAAATGAAGTAGAAAGCCATCCATATAGTAGTATGGCTGTTGCTTTTGGTTTAGGTTTGGTTCTAGGCAAAATTCTGGATCGCTAA
- a CDS encoding xanthine dehydrogenase family protein molybdopterin-binding subunit: MNSQLKKESLQTEITNISRRNLLKGFALTGFVLAVGMPFTGFAEDEEAPKYGRDAMPHGWVDNPLVFVAIAEDGSVTIVSHRSEMGQGVRTSLPMVVADELEADWDRVKVIQAPGDEERYGNQDTDGSRSVRHFFMPMRNVGAAARMMLEAAAAAHWGVSVDEVFAENHQIKHRASGKMLGYGELAKAAAALDVPERETLRLKTPDQFRYIGKQSTKLIDGEDIVTGKAIYGIDVQVDGMVHAVIARPPVYGGKVKSFDDSEALKVPGVIKVVTLKGSPPPAVFNPLGGVAVVAENTWAAMQGREKLKIEWDHGENASYNTEEYRQQMLKDASTSGGKVLRSSGDFAKALETADKTYKADYYIPHLSQAPMEPPVATARIQDGKCEVWAPTQAPQASKDTVAKWLEMSPEDVTIHVTLLGGGFGRKSKPDYLVEAALLSKAMEGRAVQVTWSREDDIHNGYLHTVSIEHLEAAVNADGKTTAWLHRTVAPSISSTFDASSVHQMPIELGMGVMNIPFAIDNVQIENPEAKAHTRIGWFRSVANIPRAFAIQSFIAEMAHDLDRDHKAFLLELIGPARKINPVELNDEWNYGESPEKYPLDTGRLRRVVEAVCEKANWGRDLPAGRGLGLATHYSFVSFTAAIVEVEVSKDGELTIPRMDIAVDCGPQVNPERIRSQMEGACIMGVSLATVGEISFKDGAVEQDNFDSYQVTRMNESPREIHVHLLPADDFNTPLGGVGEPGLPPIAPAICNAIFAATGKRIRNLPIRYQLES, translated from the coding sequence ATGAACTCGCAACTCAAAAAAGAAAGTCTGCAAACTGAAATCACTAATATTAGTCGCCGTAATCTGCTAAAAGGCTTTGCCTTAACGGGATTTGTATTAGCCGTGGGCATGCCCTTTACTGGTTTTGCCGAAGATGAAGAAGCGCCAAAATATGGACGAGATGCCATGCCTCATGGCTGGGTTGATAATCCATTGGTATTTGTTGCGATAGCAGAAGATGGCAGCGTAACGATTGTCAGCCATCGCTCAGAAATGGGGCAGGGAGTGCGAACCAGCTTACCGATGGTCGTGGCTGATGAGCTTGAAGCGGACTGGGATAGAGTTAAAGTTATCCAGGCCCCCGGTGATGAAGAACGTTATGGAAATCAGGATACTGATGGTTCGCGCAGTGTAAGACACTTTTTTATGCCGATGCGAAATGTCGGTGCAGCGGCCAGAATGATGCTGGAGGCGGCCGCTGCGGCACATTGGGGTGTGAGTGTAGATGAGGTTTTCGCTGAAAATCATCAAATCAAACACCGGGCTTCCGGCAAAATGTTGGGTTATGGTGAATTGGCAAAAGCTGCTGCAGCGCTGGATGTTCCAGAGCGCGAAACATTGCGCTTAAAAACCCCGGATCAGTTCCGTTATATCGGTAAGCAATCCACCAAGCTGATTGATGGTGAAGATATTGTTACCGGTAAAGCTATCTACGGAATTGATGTGCAAGTTGATGGAATGGTTCACGCGGTGATTGCCCGTCCACCGGTCTATGGTGGCAAAGTGAAGTCATTTGATGACAGTGAAGCCTTGAAAGTCCCCGGTGTGATTAAAGTCGTGACCTTGAAAGGCAGTCCACCACCTGCGGTATTTAATCCGTTAGGTGGTGTGGCCGTGGTTGCTGAAAATACCTGGGCGGCCATGCAAGGCCGTGAAAAGCTGAAAATCGAGTGGGATCATGGCGAAAATGCTAGTTATAACACCGAGGAATATCGTCAACAAATGCTCAAAGACGCTTCAACCTCTGGCGGCAAAGTCCTCCGCAGCAGTGGTGATTTTGCTAAAGCGTTAGAAACTGCAGATAAAACCTACAAAGCAGATTATTACATACCACATCTGTCTCAGGCGCCGATGGAGCCACCCGTTGCTACAGCCCGAATTCAGGATGGAAAATGTGAAGTCTGGGCACCCACCCAGGCCCCGCAAGCCAGTAAAGACACCGTTGCCAAATGGCTGGAAATGTCACCTGAGGATGTCACCATTCATGTCACCTTATTGGGTGGTGGCTTTGGCCGTAAATCAAAGCCTGACTATTTAGTCGAAGCCGCATTACTTTCCAAGGCAATGGAGGGACGTGCTGTGCAGGTCACCTGGTCTCGTGAAGACGATATACACAATGGCTATCTACACACAGTTTCAATAGAACATCTTGAAGCCGCGGTGAATGCTGATGGTAAAACCACGGCATGGTTACACCGCACCGTAGCACCGTCGATATCATCAACCTTTGATGCTTCTTCAGTACATCAAATGCCGATTGAGCTGGGCATGGGGGTAATGAATATCCCGTTTGCCATCGACAACGTGCAAATAGAAAACCCGGAAGCCAAGGCCCATACCCGGATTGGCTGGTTCCGTTCGGTGGCCAATATTCCACGGGCGTTTGCGATCCAGTCCTTTATTGCTGAAATGGCCCATGATTTGGACCGTGATCACAAAGCATTTTTATTGGAACTGATTGGTCCGGCACGGAAAATTAATCCGGTAGAACTGAACGATGAATGGAACTATGGGGAATCGCCGGAAAAATATCCTTTAGATACAGGCAGATTACGCCGGGTAGTCGAAGCCGTTTGTGAAAAAGCCAACTGGGGACGCGACTTGCCGGCTGGGCGAGGACTAGGGCTGGCAACACATTACAGTTTTGTCAGCTTTACCGCTGCTATTGTAGAGGTGGAGGTGTCAAAAGATGGTGAGTTAACTATTCCGAGAATGGATATTGCTGTGGATTGTGGGCCTCAGGTAAATCCAGAGCGAATACGCTCACAGATGGAAGGGGCCTGCATCATGGGTGTTAGTCTGGCCACCGTTGGTGAAATCAGTTTTAAAGACGGTGCGGTAGAGCAGGATAATTTTGATAGTTATCAAGTGACTCGAATGAATGAATCGCCTCGCGAAATTCATGTGCATTTACTGCCCGCAGATGATTTCAATACGCCATTAGGCGGTGTGGGCGAACCGGGCCTGCCTCCAATTGCACCGGCAATATGCAATGCTATTTTTGCTGCGACCGGTAAGCGGATCCGTAATTTACCTATTCGCTATCAACTGGAAAGCTGA
- a CDS encoding TolC family outer membrane protein: MNKKIKVLALSTTLLTGVTAFSPTILAQTLVQAVEQTIQSNPEVLAEAYRRLSVDKTIDQARAGYAPKVDLNLGYGREYTKNPATRPDSETLTRGEASITAKQMLYDGFYTKSEVDRTSAAADSAGYAVTDISERTSLQAIEAYLDVLRRQDLLELTQTNLKSHETIFSQIQQRAESGVGRQADVEQAQARLSLAQSNLESQLGNIEDARTNFQRVVGIMPEDITNPGDDCCDNAPATLDDAVNIAYNQHPTLRSALADHEASLAQENAAKSAFHPRIDLDLGASADNNIDGLSGHDKGLYAMFRLQYNLLNGGADMARVEQIEHLSEQQKELINRAKREIRLNVRLAWNALENANNRLPGLQQRVEAAEKTREAYASQFRVGQRTLVDLLDTENELLSAGIDYTEVYYDRIYACYWLMQSMGKLLETMAIEQREEAITVANQEADTE; encoded by the coding sequence ATGAACAAAAAAATTAAAGTACTCGCACTAAGCACTACTTTGTTGACGGGTGTAACGGCCTTTTCTCCGACAATTCTGGCGCAGACGCTGGTTCAGGCCGTCGAGCAGACCATTCAAAGCAACCCTGAAGTTCTGGCCGAAGCATACCGCCGATTGAGTGTGGATAAAACGATTGATCAGGCACGCGCTGGTTATGCGCCAAAAGTTGACCTGAATTTGGGATATGGTCGGGAATATACCAAGAATCCTGCTACACGCCCCGACAGCGAGACGCTGACGCGAGGCGAGGCCAGCATTACCGCAAAGCAAATGTTATATGACGGCTTTTATACCAAAAGCGAGGTCGATCGTACCTCCGCCGCTGCCGACTCGGCCGGGTATGCAGTAACGGATATTTCTGAACGTACTAGTTTGCAGGCAATTGAAGCTTATCTTGATGTTCTGCGTCGTCAGGATCTTTTGGAACTGACCCAAACCAACCTGAAATCGCATGAAACAATTTTTTCTCAGATCCAGCAACGAGCGGAGAGCGGGGTAGGCCGTCAGGCCGATGTTGAACAGGCCCAGGCACGTTTATCTCTGGCACAGTCAAATCTTGAATCACAACTTGGCAATATCGAAGATGCCCGAACCAACTTTCAGCGGGTTGTTGGCATCATGCCGGAAGATATCACCAATCCAGGTGATGATTGCTGCGATAACGCTCCTGCCACGCTGGATGATGCGGTAAATATCGCCTACAACCAGCATCCAACCCTACGCAGCGCACTGGCCGATCACGAAGCCTCTCTGGCGCAGGAAAATGCAGCTAAATCTGCGTTTCATCCTCGCATAGATCTGGATTTGGGTGCATCAGCCGACAATAACATTGATGGTTTGTCTGGCCATGATAAAGGCCTTTATGCGATGTTCCGCCTGCAATATAACCTGCTGAATGGCGGCGCAGACATGGCTCGGGTGGAACAAATTGAACATTTGAGTGAACAGCAAAAAGAGCTGATTAATCGGGCAAAGCGGGAAATTAGGCTGAATGTTCGCCTGGCCTGGAATGCACTGGAAAATGCTAATAATCGTTTACCCGGCTTACAGCAACGCGTTGAAGCTGCCGAAAAAACTCGTGAAGCTTATGCATCCCAGTTTCGCGTGGGTCAACGCACCTTAGTTGATTTATTAGATACTGAGAATGAATTGCTTAGTGCAGGCATTGACTATACCGAAGTTTATTATGACCGTATCTACGCCTGTTACTGGTTGATGCAATCAATGGGTAAACTGCTGGAAACCATGGCTATCGAACAACGTGAAGAAGCGATTACAGTAGCCAATCAGGAAGCTGATACAGAATAA
- a CDS encoding molybdopterin-dependent oxidoreductase, whose protein sequence is MDPESFIHSKYIIIWGCNSVSTNLHHWHIVKDAQKRGAKIIVIDPYKSKTAKEADWHLSPRPGTDGALAMAMMHTIIEEGLVYQDYVDNYTVGYAELAERAKQRT, encoded by the coding sequence GTGGATCCCGAAAGTTTTATTCATTCCAAGTACATTATCATCTGGGGCTGTAACTCCGTCAGCACCAATCTGCATCACTGGCATATTGTGAAAGATGCCCAGAAACGCGGCGCTAAAATTATTGTCATTGATCCTTACAAATCCAAAACAGCCAAAGAAGCTGACTGGCATCTTTCCCCCAGACCAGGTACCGATGGAGCTCTGGCCATGGCAATGATGCATACCATCATTGAAGAAGGATTGGTCTATCAAGATTATGTCGATAACTATACTGTTGGGTACGCAGAATTAGCTGAGCGCGCTAAACAACGAACCTAA
- a CDS encoding nucleotidyltransferase family protein: MTPTGIILSAGQSSRFGADKLLHELTIANKKQLLIQHTLQLWCSVFDELYIVIRPDNPMLKDAIISWSEQQYQKLNLIEAEQAIYGMGHSLKAAITATGGAGGWVIGLADMPLIPHAVLQQICLNLKQGADITAPYCDDQRGHPVGFKSVYKDELMALEGDTGAKNLLQREADKIHKIKTIERGVLADVDSIDDVTVIERLGKV, from the coding sequence ATGACTCCCACCGGGATCATTCTGTCCGCTGGACAATCATCACGTTTTGGCGCTGACAAATTATTACATGAGCTAACCATAGCGAACAAAAAGCAACTATTGATTCAGCATACGCTGCAATTGTGGTGTTCGGTGTTTGATGAATTATACATTGTCATCCGGCCGGATAATCCGATGTTAAAAGATGCAATTATTAGCTGGTCGGAGCAACAGTATCAAAAACTTAATCTGATTGAAGCCGAACAGGCAATTTATGGCATGGGCCACAGCCTTAAAGCGGCTATCACCGCTACAGGTGGAGCTGGCGGCTGGGTCATTGGTCTGGCCGATATGCCATTGATTCCTCATGCTGTGTTACAGCAGATCTGTCTGAACCTAAAGCAGGGTGCCGACATTACGGCACCCTATTGTGACGATCAACGTGGTCACCCGGTTGGATTTAAGAGTGTTTATAAAGATGAGTTGATGGCGTTAGAGGGAGATACAGGTGCCAAAAACCTGCTACAGCGAGAAGCGGATAAGATTCACAAAATTAAGACAATTGAAAGGGGGGTATTAGCTGACGTTGATTCCATCGATGATGTGACTGTTATCGAGCGTTTAGGTAAGGTTTAG
- a CDS encoding OmpA family protein, translated as MMLTHIFRILSFLLLSVFITGCSGYSSAVNSFGPETPTSEMRQEVEAPFVLAEGESPFCAKPPVEADPEMEPAMAALPAEPYRARLYFIFDTSTFTPESEAAAQKVFDEIKTRQIAEAIVIGHTDTMGFEQYNIGLSERRAERVRQELIRRGIPENIITTKGMGESELLIDTADEVAEARNRRVEIDVR; from the coding sequence ATGATGCTGACACATATATTCCGAATTTTATCTTTTTTGTTACTTTCCGTATTCATCACCGGATGCAGCGGTTACAGCAGTGCTGTCAATTCGTTTGGCCCAGAAACGCCAACTTCCGAAATGCGGCAAGAGGTTGAAGCTCCTTTTGTGCTGGCTGAGGGCGAATCACCGTTTTGTGCTAAGCCGCCTGTAGAAGCAGATCCCGAAATGGAGCCTGCGATGGCCGCTTTACCTGCAGAACCTTATCGCGCCCGTCTGTATTTCATCTTTGATACCAGCACGTTTACTCCAGAATCAGAAGCAGCGGCTCAAAAAGTATTTGATGAAATAAAAACCAGACAAATTGCTGAAGCGATTGTTATCGGACATACTGATACTATGGGTTTTGAACAATATAATATTGGATTGTCAGAACGCCGCGCAGAGAGGGTTCGTCAGGAACTTATACGGCGAGGCATTCCGGAAAATATCATTACAACCAAGGGTATGGGCGAATCGGAGCTGCTAATTGATACTGCCGATGAAGTTGCTGAAGCAAGAAATCGACGTGTTGAAATAGACGTTCGCTGA
- a CDS encoding phage holin family protein, with protein sequence MGWRSRVQINTVALAVATLLGIFALGFAGFAVYLALLTHYPPNIAAVITAGGYALTAILVMLVAKFAVYRTKQASPGIQKSSKPDVDDLENVLQAVITPALSKIVHQHPGKSVLATLLAGLVVGYNEDTRNTAKDVFKRFFEEK encoded by the coding sequence ATGGGCTGGCGATCAAGAGTACAAATTAATACCGTAGCGCTAGCAGTGGCAACGCTGTTAGGCATATTTGCGCTTGGCTTCGCTGGTTTTGCCGTCTATCTTGCGTTATTGACTCATTACCCACCAAATATTGCTGCCGTCATCACCGCTGGTGGTTATGCTCTTACTGCCATCCTGGTGATGCTGGTAGCAAAATTTGCAGTTTACCGCACAAAACAAGCATCCCCAGGTATCCAGAAGTCCAGTAAACCGGATGTGGATGATTTGGAAAATGTTCTGCAAGCAGTTATTACGCCTGCACTCAGCAAGATTGTACATCAGCATCCTGGCAAATCGGTTTTAGCGACTTTACTTGCCGGGTTGGTTGTCGGTTACAATGAGGACACGCGTAATACGGCGAAAGACGTATTTAAGCGTTTCTTTGAAGAAAAATAA
- a CDS encoding (2Fe-2S)-binding protein → MKLSVNGESHEVNLPEDMPILWTLRDVLGMTGTKFGCGKALCGACTVMLDGQPIRSCSTPISAAQGKQITTVEAVSKDKVGQVIQQAWVELGVPQCGYCQSGQVVSATALLRDNPNPSDADIDNAMSGNICRCGTYNRIRDAIKLAATNNGGVQ, encoded by the coding sequence ATGAAATTATCAGTCAATGGCGAGAGCCATGAAGTTAATTTGCCTGAAGATATGCCCATTCTTTGGACTTTACGCGATGTGCTGGGCATGACCGGCACTAAATTTGGTTGTGGCAAGGCGCTCTGTGGTGCGTGCACGGTAATGCTCGATGGCCAGCCAATTCGTTCCTGTTCAACCCCGATAAGTGCAGCACAAGGCAAACAAATCACTACCGTGGAAGCAGTCAGTAAAGATAAAGTTGGCCAGGTAATTCAGCAGGCATGGGTAGAGCTGGGTGTGCCGCAATGTGGTTACTGTCAGTCTGGTCAAGTAGTCTCTGCTACTGCTTTATTGCGTGATAACCCGAACCCCAGTGATGCCGATATTGATAATGCGATGAGTGGCAATATTTGTCGATGTGGCACGTATAATCGAATACGAGATGCGATTAAATTGGCCGCCACCAATAACGGAGGCGTCCAATGA